One genomic region from Augochlora pura isolate Apur16 chromosome 7, APUR_v2.2.1, whole genome shotgun sequence encodes:
- the LOC144473150 gene encoding ankyrin repeat domain-containing protein 13C isoform X2: MAENLESKKYPLHKCIFQGDVKTLSSLIRIYDIAEKDKQGNTPLHLAVMLGRKESVQLLLAHGAPVKVKNLAGWSPLAEAISYGDRQTISSLVRKLKQQAREQMEERRPNLVATLRQMGDFYMELRWDFQSWVPLVSRVLPSDICKIHKCGASIRMDTTLVDFNNMRWERGDISFIFNGDQKPSKSLTILDNKAKLFQRIRYEETELDIEDEVDILMSSDIMAAQMSTKGITFSRAQTGWIFREDKREMVGPFNADFYQINGMVLESRKRREHLSEEDLQKNKAIMESLTKGNSQGFANGEPHVRRASLNPPPESNITWEEYITAPPGQCPLLGRSLVYKESSKSFKATVAMSPDFPLTVDMLLNVLEIIAPFKHFSKLRQFVLMKLPPGFPVKIDIPILPTMTAKITFQEFAFRHDIDPQLFQIPSDYFEDPMRFPDL, translated from the exons ATGGCTGAGAACTtggaaagtaaaaaatatccTTTACATAAATGCATATTTCAAGGAGATGTTAAGACTTTAAGCTCATTAATCAGAATTTATGATATCGCAGAAAAAGACAAGCaag GAAATACACCATTACATTTAGCTGTTATGTTAGGAAGAAAag aatcaGTCCAATTGCTGCTTGCACATGGAGCGCCAGTAAAAGTAAAGAACTTAGCTGGATGGAGCCCGCTTGCTGAAGCAATTAGTTATGGAGATAGACAAACCA taTCGTCATTAGTACGTAAACTAAAGCAACAAGCGAGAGAGCAAATGGAAGAAAGAAGACCAAATTTAGTTGCAACACTACGGCAAATGGGTGATTTTTACATGGAATTAAGATGGGACTTTCAAAGTTGGG TTCCACTTGTTTCTCGAGTACTTCCATCCGATATTTGCAAGATACATAAATGTGGTGCATCTATTAGAATGGATACCACTTtagtagattttaataatatgagATGGGAAAGAGGtgatatatcatttatttttaatggtgACCAGAAACCAAGCAAATCATTAACAATACTAGACAACAAAGCTAAACTTTTCCAAAGAATCAGATACGAG GAAACAGAATTGGACATAGAAGATGAAGTTGACATTCTTATGTCAAGCGATATTATGGCAGCGCAAATGTCAACAAAAGGCATAACATTTTCAAGAGCTCAGACAGGCTGGATATTTCGTGAGGATAAAAGG gaGATGGTAGGACCTTTCAACGCGGACTTTTATCAAATCAACGGAATGGTTTTGGAAAGCAGGAAACGACGGGAACATTTAAGTGAAGAAGACTTGCAAAAGAATAAGGCTATTATGGAATCTTTAACAAAAGGAAATTCACAAGGATTTGCAAATGGAGAg cCTCATGTAAGAAGAGCTTCTTTAAATCCACCACCAGAATCAAATATTACTTGGGAGGAATATATTACAGCTCCACCTGGTCAATGTCCACTCCTAGGGAGAAGTTTGGTGTATAAAGAAAGTAGTAAATCATTTAAAGCTACAGTTGCTATGAGTCCAGACTTTCCATTGACAGTTGATATGTTACTCAATGTCTTGGAAATAATCGCGCCTTTCAAGCACTTTAGCAAATTACGACAATTTGTTCTTATGAAATTACCGCCTGGATTTCctgtaaaaattgatataccTATTTTACCTACAATGACAGCAAAAATCACATTTCAGGAGTTTGCCTTTCGTCATGATATAGATCcacaattgtttcaaatacCATCAGACTATTTTGAAGATCCAATGag atttccagATTTATGA
- the LOC144473150 gene encoding ankyrin repeat domain-containing protein 13C isoform X1 has translation MAENLESKKYPLHKCIFQGDVKTLSSLIRIYDIAEKDKQGNTPLHLAVMLGRKVLKIIESVQLLLAHGAPVKVKNLAGWSPLAEAISYGDRQTISSLVRKLKQQAREQMEERRPNLVATLRQMGDFYMELRWDFQSWVPLVSRVLPSDICKIHKCGASIRMDTTLVDFNNMRWERGDISFIFNGDQKPSKSLTILDNKAKLFQRIRYEETELDIEDEVDILMSSDIMAAQMSTKGITFSRAQTGWIFREDKREMVGPFNADFYQINGMVLESRKRREHLSEEDLQKNKAIMESLTKGNSQGFANGEPHVRRASLNPPPESNITWEEYITAPPGQCPLLGRSLVYKESSKSFKATVAMSPDFPLTVDMLLNVLEIIAPFKHFSKLRQFVLMKLPPGFPVKIDIPILPTMTAKITFQEFAFRHDIDPQLFQIPSDYFEDPMRFPDL, from the exons ATGGCTGAGAACTtggaaagtaaaaaatatccTTTACATAAATGCATATTTCAAGGAGATGTTAAGACTTTAAGCTCATTAATCAGAATTTATGATATCGCAGAAAAAGACAAGCaag GAAATACACCATTACATTTAGCTGTTATGTTAGGAAGAAAag TCCtgaaaattatagaatcaGTCCAATTGCTGCTTGCACATGGAGCGCCAGTAAAAGTAAAGAACTTAGCTGGATGGAGCCCGCTTGCTGAAGCAATTAGTTATGGAGATAGACAAACCA taTCGTCATTAGTACGTAAACTAAAGCAACAAGCGAGAGAGCAAATGGAAGAAAGAAGACCAAATTTAGTTGCAACACTACGGCAAATGGGTGATTTTTACATGGAATTAAGATGGGACTTTCAAAGTTGGG TTCCACTTGTTTCTCGAGTACTTCCATCCGATATTTGCAAGATACATAAATGTGGTGCATCTATTAGAATGGATACCACTTtagtagattttaataatatgagATGGGAAAGAGGtgatatatcatttatttttaatggtgACCAGAAACCAAGCAAATCATTAACAATACTAGACAACAAAGCTAAACTTTTCCAAAGAATCAGATACGAG GAAACAGAATTGGACATAGAAGATGAAGTTGACATTCTTATGTCAAGCGATATTATGGCAGCGCAAATGTCAACAAAAGGCATAACATTTTCAAGAGCTCAGACAGGCTGGATATTTCGTGAGGATAAAAGG gaGATGGTAGGACCTTTCAACGCGGACTTTTATCAAATCAACGGAATGGTTTTGGAAAGCAGGAAACGACGGGAACATTTAAGTGAAGAAGACTTGCAAAAGAATAAGGCTATTATGGAATCTTTAACAAAAGGAAATTCACAAGGATTTGCAAATGGAGAg cCTCATGTAAGAAGAGCTTCTTTAAATCCACCACCAGAATCAAATATTACTTGGGAGGAATATATTACAGCTCCACCTGGTCAATGTCCACTCCTAGGGAGAAGTTTGGTGTATAAAGAAAGTAGTAAATCATTTAAAGCTACAGTTGCTATGAGTCCAGACTTTCCATTGACAGTTGATATGTTACTCAATGTCTTGGAAATAATCGCGCCTTTCAAGCACTTTAGCAAATTACGACAATTTGTTCTTATGAAATTACCGCCTGGATTTCctgtaaaaattgatataccTATTTTACCTACAATGACAGCAAAAATCACATTTCAGGAGTTTGCCTTTCGTCATGATATAGATCcacaattgtttcaaatacCATCAGACTATTTTGAAGATCCAATGag atttccagATTTATGA
- the LOC144473150 gene encoding ankyrin repeat domain-containing protein 13C isoform X3, protein MEIDKPVVSSLVRKLKQQAREQMEERRPNLVATLRQMGDFYMELRWDFQSWVPLVSRVLPSDICKIHKCGASIRMDTTLVDFNNMRWERGDISFIFNGDQKPSKSLTILDNKAKLFQRIRYEETELDIEDEVDILMSSDIMAAQMSTKGITFSRAQTGWIFREDKREMVGPFNADFYQINGMVLESRKRREHLSEEDLQKNKAIMESLTKGNSQGFANGEPHVRRASLNPPPESNITWEEYITAPPGQCPLLGRSLVYKESSKSFKATVAMSPDFPLTVDMLLNVLEIIAPFKHFSKLRQFVLMKLPPGFPVKIDIPILPTMTAKITFQEFAFRHDIDPQLFQIPSDYFEDPMRFPDL, encoded by the exons ATGGAGATAGACAAACCAGTTG taTCGTCATTAGTACGTAAACTAAAGCAACAAGCGAGAGAGCAAATGGAAGAAAGAAGACCAAATTTAGTTGCAACACTACGGCAAATGGGTGATTTTTACATGGAATTAAGATGGGACTTTCAAAGTTGGG TTCCACTTGTTTCTCGAGTACTTCCATCCGATATTTGCAAGATACATAAATGTGGTGCATCTATTAGAATGGATACCACTTtagtagattttaataatatgagATGGGAAAGAGGtgatatatcatttatttttaatggtgACCAGAAACCAAGCAAATCATTAACAATACTAGACAACAAAGCTAAACTTTTCCAAAGAATCAGATACGAG GAAACAGAATTGGACATAGAAGATGAAGTTGACATTCTTATGTCAAGCGATATTATGGCAGCGCAAATGTCAACAAAAGGCATAACATTTTCAAGAGCTCAGACAGGCTGGATATTTCGTGAGGATAAAAGG gaGATGGTAGGACCTTTCAACGCGGACTTTTATCAAATCAACGGAATGGTTTTGGAAAGCAGGAAACGACGGGAACATTTAAGTGAAGAAGACTTGCAAAAGAATAAGGCTATTATGGAATCTTTAACAAAAGGAAATTCACAAGGATTTGCAAATGGAGAg cCTCATGTAAGAAGAGCTTCTTTAAATCCACCACCAGAATCAAATATTACTTGGGAGGAATATATTACAGCTCCACCTGGTCAATGTCCACTCCTAGGGAGAAGTTTGGTGTATAAAGAAAGTAGTAAATCATTTAAAGCTACAGTTGCTATGAGTCCAGACTTTCCATTGACAGTTGATATGTTACTCAATGTCTTGGAAATAATCGCGCCTTTCAAGCACTTTAGCAAATTACGACAATTTGTTCTTATGAAATTACCGCCTGGATTTCctgtaaaaattgatataccTATTTTACCTACAATGACAGCAAAAATCACATTTCAGGAGTTTGCCTTTCGTCATGATATAGATCcacaattgtttcaaatacCATCAGACTATTTTGAAGATCCAATGag atttccagATTTATGA
- the Btbd9 gene encoding BTB (POZ) domain containing 9: MSSHHHLNPLSGDIEHINHLSDDIGALYLSDDYSDVTLIVGGQRFNGHKIILAARSQYFRALLFGGLKESTQREIELKDANLASFKGLFEYIYTGRISLTDRREEVVLDILGLAHLYGFSELETSISDYLREILNIKNACLIFDAACFYRIECLTKVSQAYMDKHASEVIEHESFLQLSAAALNELVSRDSFYAPEIDIFKAVQAWVKANSDSTDKSVLDKVRLSLISISDLLNIVRRSGLVAPNIILDAISTKVQKRDSDLSYRGRLVIDENVANPMDGAQVLQGEMRSYLLDGDTSNYDLERGYTRHTITETQEHGILIKLGTQCIINHIKMLLWDKDMRSYSYYIQVSMNQQDWVKVIDYTDYLCRSWQYLYFKPRVVLYIRIVGTNNTVNKVFHVVSFQAYYTNKTEKQCNGFVIPTRNIATMDRSATVTEGVSRTRNALLNGDTSNYDWDSGYTCHQIGSGCIVVQLGQPYVIDSMRLLLWDCDHRSYSYFIEVSANCWKWTLVADKTKETCRSWQTIHFELPCTVVFIRIIGTFNSANEVFHCVHFECPAEVNDKDVKDAKSPVHKGKQAIPTEFMLSIATPPPETTTEAVNLDHEELSPNCNNICP, encoded by the exons ATGAGTTCTCATCATCATTTAAATCCATTGTCTGGTGATATAGAACACATTAATCATCTCTCTGATGATATTGGCGCCCTTTATCTTTCTGATGACTATTCAGATGTAACTTTAATTGTTGGTGGACAAAGATTCAATggtcacaaaattatattagctGCACGTAGTCAATATTTTAGAGCTCTTTTATTTGGAGGTTTAAAGGAATCAACGCAacgagaaattgaattaaaagatGCCAATTTGGCTTCGTTTAAAggtttatttgaatatatatatacaggacGAATATCTCTTACAGATAGACGTGAAGag GTGGTTTTAGATATTCTTGGATTAGCTCATCTTTATGGGTTTTCAGAACTAGAGACCTCTATATCAGATtatttaagagaaatattaaatataaaaaatgccTGCCTTATATTTGATGCAGCATGTTTTTACAGAATAGAATGTCTTACAAAG GTTTCTCAAGCATATATGGACAAACATGCTTCCGAAGTGATAGAACATGAAAGTTTTTTGCAGTTAAGTGCCGCTGCTTTAAATGAACTTGTTTCAAGAGATTCATTTTATGCACCAGAGATTGATATCTTTAAAGCTGTACAAGCTTGGGTAAAGGCAAATTCTGATTCTACCGATAAAAGTGTTTTAG ataAGGTACGATTAAGCTTGATTTCTATTTCGGATCTCTTGAATATTGTTCGACGAAGTGGATTAGTTGCTCCCAACATAATTTTAGATGCAATTTCTACAAAAGTACAAAAACGAGATTCGGATCTTTCTTACCGAGGTCGATTAGTTATAGATGAAAATGTTGCCAATCCAATGGATGGGGCTCAAGTTCTACAGGGTGAAATGCgtagttatttattagatGGAGACACAAGCAACTATGATTTGGAGCGAgg GTATACTAGGCATACGATCACAGAAACACAGGAACATggtattttgattaaattggGAActcaatgtattattaatcatatCAAGATGTTGCTTTGGGATAAAGACATGCGCtcatattcttattatatacaa GTGTCTATGAACCAACAAGATTGGGTGAAAGTTATTGATTACACAGACTATTTATGTCGCAGTTggcagtatttatattttaaacctAGGGTAGTCCTATATATTCGTATTGTTGGAACAAATAATACTGTAAACAAG GTTTTCCATGTTGTAAGTTTTCAAGcctattatacaaataaaacagaaaaacagTGTAATGGTTTTGTTATTCCAACTCGAAACATTGCTACTATGGATCGTAGTGCTACTGTTACTGAAGGAGTTTCTAg aacaaGAAATGCTTTATTAAATGGCGACACCTCAAATTATGATTGGGATAGTGGTTATACTTGCCATCAGATTGGTTCTGGATGTATTGTAGTACAACTTGGACAGCCATATGTCATAGATTCTATGAG attattgtTATGGGATTGTGACCATCGTTCGTATTCATACTTCATAGAGGTGTCTGCTAATTGTTGGAAGTGGACTCTTGTTGCTGATAAAACTAAAGAAACTTGTCGTTCTTGGCAAACCATTCACTTCGAACTTCCATGTACCGTTGTCTTTATACGTATTATTGGAACATTTAACTCAGCAAATgag GTTTTCCATTGTGTTCATTTTGAATGTCCAGCTGAGGTAAATGATAAAGATGTTAAAGATGCTAAATCTCCAGTGCATAAAGGAAAACAAGCAATACCTACTGAATTTATGCTTTCAATAGCAACACCTCCACCAGAAACAACTACAGAAGCAGTAAATCTTGATCACGAAGAATTAAGTCcgaattgtaataatatttgtccatag
- the LOC144472974 gene encoding H/ACA ribonucleoprotein complex subunit 3-like produces the protein MYLMYYLLPNGERVYTLQKMDPNGKPTFSAHPARFSPEDKYSRERITLKRRHGLLLTQQAVPIY, from the exons ATGTATTTGATGTATTACTTACTTCCTAACGGTGAACGTGTGTACACGTTACAG AAAATGGATCCAAATGGAAAACCAACGTTTTCAGCTCATCCCG CTCGATTTTCTCCAGAAGATAAATATTCAAGAGAaagaattacattaaaaagaaGACATGGTCTCTTACTTACACAGCAAGCAgtaccaatttattaa